One Cucurbita pepo subsp. pepo cultivar mu-cu-16 chromosome LG20, ASM280686v2, whole genome shotgun sequence genomic window carries:
- the LOC111782968 gene encoding G-type lectin S-receptor-like serine/threonine-protein kinase At4g27290 isoform X2 codes for MGEELICRWKLSAFLFLWTTVALFPRKSLAIDSIKTGESVNGSTQILVSAAQNFVLGIFNPQGSKFQYLGIWYKNIPQTVVWVANRDNPLVNASGRLTLNGEGKITLLNETGGVLWSTPSPGTVEQPVVQLLNTGNLVLRESGSENYLWQSFDYPSDTLLPGMKLGWDAKTGMNRKLTSWKSTNDPSSGDFTYSVEMNGLPQFVVRRGPITTFRSGPWYGNGFSGSGPLRETAIYFPKFNYNAHEAFYSYDAANDISVRLVLNAAGLFQQFYWVEDGKYWYTLYTLPGDRCDVYGFCGDFGVCTFSLTAECDCMAGFEPKSPDDWEKFRWSDGCVRRDNRTCGNGEGFKRISNVKLPDSSGYLVNVNTSIDDCEATCLNNCSCLAYGIMELPTGGYGCVTWFHKLRDVKSVLQNGQDLYVRVAASELDSTNKKLMVAISVSVASFLGFLVLVICFILERRRKVKITLGEIHSQEKEVEMPIYDFRTIEIATNSFSFSNKIGEGGFGPVYKGKLSCGQEIAVKRLAEGSGQGKSEFRNEVLLISQLQHRNLVKLLGFCIHQQETLLVYEYMQNKSLDYFLFDDKRRASLKWQKRLDIIIGIARGLLYLHRDSRLRIIHRDLKVSNILLDNEMNPKISDFGMARMFEEDQTMTKTKRVVGTYGYMSPEYALDGCFSLKSDVFSFGVIVLEIVSGKKNRGFFHEDHQLNLLGHAWKLWNEGNGLELMDAALGDEFQGSEALRCIQVGLLCVQQSSDERPTMWSVLSMLESEDMLLSQPKQPGFYMERMFSKTDKLPAETSTSNEVTVTLVHGR; via the exons ATGGGAGAAGAACTGATTTGCAGGTGGAAGCTTTCggcttttctctttctctggaCGACTGTAGCTCTGTTTCCAAGAAAATCATTAGCAATCGATAGCATAAAAACAGGGGAATCAGTCAATGGCAGTACCCAGATATTAGTTTCAGCTGCACAGAACTTTGTGTTGGGAATCTTCAATCCCCAAGGCTCCAAGTTTCAGTATTTGGGCATATGGTACAAGAACATCCCACAGACTGTCGTGTGGGTCGCAAACAGAGATAACCCACTTGTAAATGCCTCTGGAAGATTAACACTCAATGGAGAAGGAAAGATTACTCTGCTCAATGAAACAGGGGGAGTTTTATGGTCGACCCCATCTCCAGGAACAGTGGAACAACCAGTCGTTCAGCTGCTAAACACAGGTAATTTGGTGTTAAGAGAATCTGGGTCGGAGAATTATCTGTGGCAGAGTTTTGATTACCCATCTGATACTCTGTTACCGGGAATGAAACTCGGTTGGGACGCGAAAACCGGTATGAACCGGAAGTTAACGTCATGGAAAAGCACGAACGATCCGTCGTCTGGGGATTTCACTTATAGTGTGGAGATGAATGGGCTTCCCCAATTTGTAGTTCGCAGAGGACCGATCACAACTTTTCGAAGCGGCCCATGGTACGGCAATGGGTTTAGTGGGTCTGGTCCACTAAGAGAGACCGCAATTTATTTTCCCAAGTTCAATTATAATGCTCATGAAGCCTTTTATTCATATGATGCTGCGAACGACATCTCCGTAAGATTGGTACTGAACGCGGCTGGGTTATTTCAACAGTTTTACTGGGTGGAGGATGGAAAATATTGGTACACTCTGTATACATTACCAGGAGATCGTTGCGATGTCTATGGATTCTGTGGGGATTTTGGCGTTTGCACATTTTCCCTCACAGCAGAATGCGATTGCATGGCTGGGTTTGAACCCAAATCGCCCGATGATTGGGAGAAGTTTAGATGGTCTGATGGCTGCGTTAGAAGGGACAATAGAACGTGCGGAAATGGAGAGGGGTTTAAGAGAATCAGCAATGTGAAGTTGCCAGATTCTTCAGGGTATTTGGTGAATGTTAATACGAGCATCGATGATTGCGAGGCGACGTGCTTGAACAACTGCTCTTGCTTGGCCTATGGAATAATGGAGCTTCCGACAGGCGGCTATGGCTGCGTTACCTGGTTTCATAAACTGAGGGATGTTAAATCTGTCCTTCAAAATGGACAAGATCTTTATGTGAGAGTGGCGGCATCAGAATTAG ACTCAACCAACAAGAAGCTTATGGTTGCAATTAGTGTGTCTGTGGCTTCATTTCTgggcttcttggttcttgtgaTTTGCTTTATCCTTGAGCGTAGAAGGAAAGTTA AGATCACTTTAGGAGAGATTCACTCTCAAGAAAAGGAAGTTGAGATGCCAATCTATGATTTTAGGACGATTGAGATTGCCACAAATAGTTTCTCTTTTTCGAATAAGATAGGTGAAGGTGGTTTTGGACCAGTTTACAAG GGAAAGCTTTCTTGTGGGCAGGAGATTGCAGTAAAGAGGCTGGCAGAGGGGTCTGGCCAAGGGAAAAGTGAGTTCAGAAATGAGGTTTTGTTGATCTCACAACTTCAACATCGAAACCTTGTCAAGCTGCTTGGTTTCTGCATTCACCAACAAGAAACATTGCTAGTCTATGAATATATGCAAAACAAAAGCTTAGACTATTTCCTCTTTG ATGATAAGAGGCGAGCTTCACTCAAATGGCAAAAGAGATTGGACATCATAATCGGGATAGCTCGAGGACTTCTTTACCTTCACCGAGATTCAAGGCTGAGAATAATACACAGGGATCTCAAAGTAAGTAATATATTACTAGATAATGAAATGAATCCGAAAATTTCAGACTTTGGAATGGCACGCATGTTTGAGGAAGATCAAACTATGACCAAAACCAAAAGAGTTGTCGGGACCTA CGGTTATATGTCTCCTGAATATGCACTCGACGGATGTTTTTCATTGAAATCTGACGTATTCAGCTTCGGGGTAATTGTTTTGGAAATCGTTAGTGGTAAGAAGAACAGAGGGTTTTTCCATGAAGATCATCAACTAAATCTTCTTGGACAT GCATGGAAGCTTTGGAACGAGGGAAATGGTTTGGAGTTGATGGATGCAGCCTTGGGGGATGAATTCCAAGGCTCTGAAGCACTGCGATGCATTCAAGTAGGCCTTTTGTGTGTCCAACAGAGCTCCGATGAAAGGCCGACAATGTGGTCAGTACTTTCAATGTTGGAGAGTGAAGACATGTTGTTGTCTCAGCCTAAACAACCTGGATTTTACATGGAAAGAATGTTTTCCAAGACTGATAAATTGCCGGCCGAAACCTCCACTTCCAATGAAGTCACTGTTACACTTGTACATGGTCGTTAG
- the LOC111782968 gene encoding G-type lectin S-receptor-like serine/threonine-protein kinase At4g27290 isoform X1, with translation MGEELICRWKLSAFLFLWTTVALFPRKSLAIDSIKTGESVNGSTQILVSAAQNFVLGIFNPQGSKFQYLGIWYKNIPQTVVWVANRDNPLVNASGRLTLNGEGKITLLNETGGVLWSTPSPGTVEQPVVQLLNTGNLVLRESGSENYLWQSFDYPSDTLLPGMKLGWDAKTGMNRKLTSWKSTNDPSSGDFTYSVEMNGLPQFVVRRGPITTFRSGPWYGNGFSGSGPLRETAIYFPKFNYNAHEAFYSYDAANDISVRLVLNAAGLFQQFYWVEDGKYWYTLYTLPGDRCDVYGFCGDFGVCTFSLTAECDCMAGFEPKSPDDWEKFRWSDGCVRRDNRTCGNGEGFKRISNVKLPDSSGYLVNVNTSIDDCEATCLNNCSCLAYGIMELPTGGYGCVTWFHKLRDVKSVLQNGQDLYVRVAASELDSTNKKLMVAISVSVASFLGFLVLVICFILERRRKVRGNMISPEITLGEIHSQEKEVEMPIYDFRTIEIATNSFSFSNKIGEGGFGPVYKGKLSCGQEIAVKRLAEGSGQGKSEFRNEVLLISQLQHRNLVKLLGFCIHQQETLLVYEYMQNKSLDYFLFDDKRRASLKWQKRLDIIIGIARGLLYLHRDSRLRIIHRDLKVSNILLDNEMNPKISDFGMARMFEEDQTMTKTKRVVGTYGYMSPEYALDGCFSLKSDVFSFGVIVLEIVSGKKNRGFFHEDHQLNLLGHAWKLWNEGNGLELMDAALGDEFQGSEALRCIQVGLLCVQQSSDERPTMWSVLSMLESEDMLLSQPKQPGFYMERMFSKTDKLPAETSTSNEVTVTLVHGR, from the exons ATGGGAGAAGAACTGATTTGCAGGTGGAAGCTTTCggcttttctctttctctggaCGACTGTAGCTCTGTTTCCAAGAAAATCATTAGCAATCGATAGCATAAAAACAGGGGAATCAGTCAATGGCAGTACCCAGATATTAGTTTCAGCTGCACAGAACTTTGTGTTGGGAATCTTCAATCCCCAAGGCTCCAAGTTTCAGTATTTGGGCATATGGTACAAGAACATCCCACAGACTGTCGTGTGGGTCGCAAACAGAGATAACCCACTTGTAAATGCCTCTGGAAGATTAACACTCAATGGAGAAGGAAAGATTACTCTGCTCAATGAAACAGGGGGAGTTTTATGGTCGACCCCATCTCCAGGAACAGTGGAACAACCAGTCGTTCAGCTGCTAAACACAGGTAATTTGGTGTTAAGAGAATCTGGGTCGGAGAATTATCTGTGGCAGAGTTTTGATTACCCATCTGATACTCTGTTACCGGGAATGAAACTCGGTTGGGACGCGAAAACCGGTATGAACCGGAAGTTAACGTCATGGAAAAGCACGAACGATCCGTCGTCTGGGGATTTCACTTATAGTGTGGAGATGAATGGGCTTCCCCAATTTGTAGTTCGCAGAGGACCGATCACAACTTTTCGAAGCGGCCCATGGTACGGCAATGGGTTTAGTGGGTCTGGTCCACTAAGAGAGACCGCAATTTATTTTCCCAAGTTCAATTATAATGCTCATGAAGCCTTTTATTCATATGATGCTGCGAACGACATCTCCGTAAGATTGGTACTGAACGCGGCTGGGTTATTTCAACAGTTTTACTGGGTGGAGGATGGAAAATATTGGTACACTCTGTATACATTACCAGGAGATCGTTGCGATGTCTATGGATTCTGTGGGGATTTTGGCGTTTGCACATTTTCCCTCACAGCAGAATGCGATTGCATGGCTGGGTTTGAACCCAAATCGCCCGATGATTGGGAGAAGTTTAGATGGTCTGATGGCTGCGTTAGAAGGGACAATAGAACGTGCGGAAATGGAGAGGGGTTTAAGAGAATCAGCAATGTGAAGTTGCCAGATTCTTCAGGGTATTTGGTGAATGTTAATACGAGCATCGATGATTGCGAGGCGACGTGCTTGAACAACTGCTCTTGCTTGGCCTATGGAATAATGGAGCTTCCGACAGGCGGCTATGGCTGCGTTACCTGGTTTCATAAACTGAGGGATGTTAAATCTGTCCTTCAAAATGGACAAGATCTTTATGTGAGAGTGGCGGCATCAGAATTAG ACTCAACCAACAAGAAGCTTATGGTTGCAATTAGTGTGTCTGTGGCTTCATTTCTgggcttcttggttcttgtgaTTTGCTTTATCCTTGAGCGTAGAAGGAAAGTTAGAG GCAATATGATCTCCCCTGAGATCACTTTAGGAGAGATTCACTCTCAAGAAAAGGAAGTTGAGATGCCAATCTATGATTTTAGGACGATTGAGATTGCCACAAATAGTTTCTCTTTTTCGAATAAGATAGGTGAAGGTGGTTTTGGACCAGTTTACAAG GGAAAGCTTTCTTGTGGGCAGGAGATTGCAGTAAAGAGGCTGGCAGAGGGGTCTGGCCAAGGGAAAAGTGAGTTCAGAAATGAGGTTTTGTTGATCTCACAACTTCAACATCGAAACCTTGTCAAGCTGCTTGGTTTCTGCATTCACCAACAAGAAACATTGCTAGTCTATGAATATATGCAAAACAAAAGCTTAGACTATTTCCTCTTTG ATGATAAGAGGCGAGCTTCACTCAAATGGCAAAAGAGATTGGACATCATAATCGGGATAGCTCGAGGACTTCTTTACCTTCACCGAGATTCAAGGCTGAGAATAATACACAGGGATCTCAAAGTAAGTAATATATTACTAGATAATGAAATGAATCCGAAAATTTCAGACTTTGGAATGGCACGCATGTTTGAGGAAGATCAAACTATGACCAAAACCAAAAGAGTTGTCGGGACCTA CGGTTATATGTCTCCTGAATATGCACTCGACGGATGTTTTTCATTGAAATCTGACGTATTCAGCTTCGGGGTAATTGTTTTGGAAATCGTTAGTGGTAAGAAGAACAGAGGGTTTTTCCATGAAGATCATCAACTAAATCTTCTTGGACAT GCATGGAAGCTTTGGAACGAGGGAAATGGTTTGGAGTTGATGGATGCAGCCTTGGGGGATGAATTCCAAGGCTCTGAAGCACTGCGATGCATTCAAGTAGGCCTTTTGTGTGTCCAACAGAGCTCCGATGAAAGGCCGACAATGTGGTCAGTACTTTCAATGTTGGAGAGTGAAGACATGTTGTTGTCTCAGCCTAAACAACCTGGATTTTACATGGAAAGAATGTTTTCCAAGACTGATAAATTGCCGGCCGAAACCTCCACTTCCAATGAAGTCACTGTTACACTTGTACATGGTCGTTAG
- the LOC111782968 gene encoding G-type lectin S-receptor-like serine/threonine-protein kinase At4g27290 isoform X3 has product MGEELICRWKLSAFLFLWTTVALFPRKSLAIDSIKTGESVNGSTQILVSAAQNFVLGIFNPQGSKFQYLGIWYKNIPQTVVWVANRDNPLVNASGRLTLNGEGKITLLNETGGVLWSTPSPGTVEQPVVQLLNTGNLVLRESGSENYLWQSFDYPSDTLLPGMKLGWDAKTGMNRKLTSWKSTNDPSSGDFTYSVEMNGLPQFVVRRGPITTFRSGPWYGNGFSGSGPLRETAIYFPKFNYNAHEAFYSYDAANDISVRLVLNAAGLFQQFYWVEDGKYWYTLYTLPGDRCDVYGFCGDFGVCTFSLTAECDCMAGFEPKSPDDWEKFRWSDGCVRRDNRTCGNGEGFKRISNVKLPDSSGYLVNVNTSIDDCEATCLNNCSCLAYGIMELPTGGYGCVTWFHKLRDVKSVLQNGQDLYVRVAASELDSTNKKLMVAISVSVASFLGFLVLVICFILERRRKITLGEIHSQEKEVEMPIYDFRTIEIATNSFSFSNKIGEGGFGPVYKGKLSCGQEIAVKRLAEGSGQGKSEFRNEVLLISQLQHRNLVKLLGFCIHQQETLLVYEYMQNKSLDYFLFDDKRRASLKWQKRLDIIIGIARGLLYLHRDSRLRIIHRDLKVSNILLDNEMNPKISDFGMARMFEEDQTMTKTKRVVGTYGYMSPEYALDGCFSLKSDVFSFGVIVLEIVSGKKNRGFFHEDHQLNLLGHAWKLWNEGNGLELMDAALGDEFQGSEALRCIQVGLLCVQQSSDERPTMWSVLSMLESEDMLLSQPKQPGFYMERMFSKTDKLPAETSTSNEVTVTLVHGR; this is encoded by the exons ATGGGAGAAGAACTGATTTGCAGGTGGAAGCTTTCggcttttctctttctctggaCGACTGTAGCTCTGTTTCCAAGAAAATCATTAGCAATCGATAGCATAAAAACAGGGGAATCAGTCAATGGCAGTACCCAGATATTAGTTTCAGCTGCACAGAACTTTGTGTTGGGAATCTTCAATCCCCAAGGCTCCAAGTTTCAGTATTTGGGCATATGGTACAAGAACATCCCACAGACTGTCGTGTGGGTCGCAAACAGAGATAACCCACTTGTAAATGCCTCTGGAAGATTAACACTCAATGGAGAAGGAAAGATTACTCTGCTCAATGAAACAGGGGGAGTTTTATGGTCGACCCCATCTCCAGGAACAGTGGAACAACCAGTCGTTCAGCTGCTAAACACAGGTAATTTGGTGTTAAGAGAATCTGGGTCGGAGAATTATCTGTGGCAGAGTTTTGATTACCCATCTGATACTCTGTTACCGGGAATGAAACTCGGTTGGGACGCGAAAACCGGTATGAACCGGAAGTTAACGTCATGGAAAAGCACGAACGATCCGTCGTCTGGGGATTTCACTTATAGTGTGGAGATGAATGGGCTTCCCCAATTTGTAGTTCGCAGAGGACCGATCACAACTTTTCGAAGCGGCCCATGGTACGGCAATGGGTTTAGTGGGTCTGGTCCACTAAGAGAGACCGCAATTTATTTTCCCAAGTTCAATTATAATGCTCATGAAGCCTTTTATTCATATGATGCTGCGAACGACATCTCCGTAAGATTGGTACTGAACGCGGCTGGGTTATTTCAACAGTTTTACTGGGTGGAGGATGGAAAATATTGGTACACTCTGTATACATTACCAGGAGATCGTTGCGATGTCTATGGATTCTGTGGGGATTTTGGCGTTTGCACATTTTCCCTCACAGCAGAATGCGATTGCATGGCTGGGTTTGAACCCAAATCGCCCGATGATTGGGAGAAGTTTAGATGGTCTGATGGCTGCGTTAGAAGGGACAATAGAACGTGCGGAAATGGAGAGGGGTTTAAGAGAATCAGCAATGTGAAGTTGCCAGATTCTTCAGGGTATTTGGTGAATGTTAATACGAGCATCGATGATTGCGAGGCGACGTGCTTGAACAACTGCTCTTGCTTGGCCTATGGAATAATGGAGCTTCCGACAGGCGGCTATGGCTGCGTTACCTGGTTTCATAAACTGAGGGATGTTAAATCTGTCCTTCAAAATGGACAAGATCTTTATGTGAGAGTGGCGGCATCAGAATTAG ACTCAACCAACAAGAAGCTTATGGTTGCAATTAGTGTGTCTGTGGCTTCATTTCTgggcttcttggttcttgtgaTTTGCTTTATCCTTGAGCGTAGAAGGAAA ATCACTTTAGGAGAGATTCACTCTCAAGAAAAGGAAGTTGAGATGCCAATCTATGATTTTAGGACGATTGAGATTGCCACAAATAGTTTCTCTTTTTCGAATAAGATAGGTGAAGGTGGTTTTGGACCAGTTTACAAG GGAAAGCTTTCTTGTGGGCAGGAGATTGCAGTAAAGAGGCTGGCAGAGGGGTCTGGCCAAGGGAAAAGTGAGTTCAGAAATGAGGTTTTGTTGATCTCACAACTTCAACATCGAAACCTTGTCAAGCTGCTTGGTTTCTGCATTCACCAACAAGAAACATTGCTAGTCTATGAATATATGCAAAACAAAAGCTTAGACTATTTCCTCTTTG ATGATAAGAGGCGAGCTTCACTCAAATGGCAAAAGAGATTGGACATCATAATCGGGATAGCTCGAGGACTTCTTTACCTTCACCGAGATTCAAGGCTGAGAATAATACACAGGGATCTCAAAGTAAGTAATATATTACTAGATAATGAAATGAATCCGAAAATTTCAGACTTTGGAATGGCACGCATGTTTGAGGAAGATCAAACTATGACCAAAACCAAAAGAGTTGTCGGGACCTA CGGTTATATGTCTCCTGAATATGCACTCGACGGATGTTTTTCATTGAAATCTGACGTATTCAGCTTCGGGGTAATTGTTTTGGAAATCGTTAGTGGTAAGAAGAACAGAGGGTTTTTCCATGAAGATCATCAACTAAATCTTCTTGGACAT GCATGGAAGCTTTGGAACGAGGGAAATGGTTTGGAGTTGATGGATGCAGCCTTGGGGGATGAATTCCAAGGCTCTGAAGCACTGCGATGCATTCAAGTAGGCCTTTTGTGTGTCCAACAGAGCTCCGATGAAAGGCCGACAATGTGGTCAGTACTTTCAATGTTGGAGAGTGAAGACATGTTGTTGTCTCAGCCTAAACAACCTGGATTTTACATGGAAAGAATGTTTTCCAAGACTGATAAATTGCCGGCCGAAACCTCCACTTCCAATGAAGTCACTGTTACACTTGTACATGGTCGTTAG